From the genome of Triticum aestivum cultivar Chinese Spring chromosome 3B, IWGSC CS RefSeq v2.1, whole genome shotgun sequence, one region includes:
- the LOC123072603 gene encoding protein DETOXIFICATION 40 isoform X1 — protein sequence MARGDEHEHEHEHGASCLLESILTDTSAPLARRAWLAGAVELRLLARLAAPAVVVYMINFVMSMSTQILCGHLGTLELAAASLGNCGVQTFAFGLMLGMGSAVETLCGQAYGAHKYDMLGIYLQRSVILLGLTGIPLAVMYAFSEPLLLLMGQSPEIARAASIFVYGLIPQIFAYAVNFPIQKFLQAQSIVLPSAYISTATLILHVMLSWVLMYKVGLGLLGASLVLSVSWWIIVGAQFVYIVVSPTCRHTWTGFSWQAFSGLPSFFKLSAASAVMLCLETWYFQVLVIIAGLLPNPEIALDSLSVCMTIYGWVFMISVGFNAAASVRVSNELGAGNPKSAFFSVWVVTGLSATISTILAVVILCLRNHISYLFTDGEAVSDAVADLCPLLAITLVLGGIQPVLTGVAVGCGWQQFVAYVNVGSYYIVGVPLGVVLGFFFNLGAKGIWGGLIGGTALQTAILLWVTIRTDWSKEVEEAQKRLNKWDEKKQPLLAGFNDNDK from the exons ATGGCTCGCGGGGACGAGCATGAGCATGAGCATGAGCATGGCGCGTCGTGTCTGCTGGAGAGCATCCTGACGGACACGTCGGCGCCGCTGGCGAGGCGCGCGTGGTTGGCGGGGGCGGTCGAGCTCCGGCTGCTGGCGCGGCTGGCGGCGCCGGCGGTGGTGGTGTACATGATCAACTTCGTCATGTCCATGTCGACGCAGATCCTGTGCGGCCACTTGGGGACCCtggagctcgccgccgcctcgctcggcAACTGCGGCGTCCAGACCTTCGCCTTCGGCCTCATG CTGGGCATGGGAAGTGCAGTGGAGACCCTCTGCGGGCAGGCCTACGGTGCCCACAAGTACGACATGCTCGGAATCTACCTACAGCGCTCCGTCATTCTCTTGGGCTTAACCGGCATACCACTTGCTGTGATGTACGCTTTCTCGGAGCCACTCCTCTTGTTGATGGGACAGTCACCCGAGATAGCCCGTGCCGCATCGATCTTCGTGTACGGCCTGATTCCTCAGATCTTCGCGTACGCCGTCAACTTCCCCATTCAGAAATTTCTGCAGGCCCAGAGCATCGTCCTGCCGAGTGCTTACATCTCGACGGCAACACTCATTCTACATGTGATGCTGAGCTGGGTGCTAATGTACAAGGTCGGCCTTGGGCTGCTCGGTGCCTCGCTGGTGCTGAGTGTGAGCTGGTGGATTATCGTCGGAGCGCAATTTGTGTACATTGTCGTGAGCCCGACATGCCGACACACATGGACGGGATTCAGTTGGCAGGCCTTCTCCGGTTTGCCGAGCTTCTTCAAACTCTCCGCCGCATCTGCTGTGATGTTGTGCCTTGAAACATGGTACTTTCAGGTGCTTGTGATCATTGCTGGATTGCTCCCCAACCCTGAGATTGCCCTGGATTCCCTCTCTGTATG TATGACGATTTATGGTTGGGTGTTCATGATCTCCGTTGGGTTCAATGCTGCTGCAAG TGTAAGAGTGAGCAATGAGCTTGGCGCCGGCAACCCCAAGTCTGCATTTTTCTCTGTGTGGGTCGTGACCGGGCTCTCTGCAACAATCTCAACCATCCTTGCTGTTGTGATCCTCTGCCTCCGCAACCACATCAGCTACTTGTTCACAGATGGTGAAGCAGTTTCGGACGCGGTAGCAGATCTCTGCCCATTGCTCGCCATCACACTCGTTCTCGGTGGCATCCAACCTGTACTGACAG GTGTTGCTGTTGGATGTGGATGGCAACAATTTGTTGCTTACGTGAACGTCGGCTCTTACTACATTGTAGGCGTTCCACTTGGTGTTGTTCTCGGTTTTTTCttcaatcttggtgcaaag GGTATTTGGGGTGGCTTGATTGGGGGAACAGCCTTGCAGACGGCCATTCTGCTGTGGGTCACCATCAGAACTGACTGGTCCAAAGAG
- the LOC123072603 gene encoding protein DETOXIFICATION 40 isoform X4, translating into MMQDTYYIRSPWILNVLLEINKLGMGSAVETLCGQAYGAHKYDMLGIYLQRSVILLGLTGIPLAVMYAFSEPLLLLMGQSPEIARAASIFVYGLIPQIFAYAVNFPIQKFLQAQSIVLPSAYISTATLILHVMLSWVLMYKVGLGLLGASLVLSVSWWIIVGAQFVYIVVSPTCRHTWTGFSWQAFSGLPSFFKLSAASAVMLCLETWYFQVLVIIAGLLPNPEIALDSLSVCMTIYGWVFMISVGFNAAASVRVSNELGAGNPKSAFFSVWVVTGLSATISTILAVVILCLRNHISYLFTDGEAVSDAVADLCPLLAITLVLGGIQPVLTGVAVGCGWQQFVAYVNVGSYYIVGVPLGVVLGFFFNLGAKGIWGGLIGGTALQTAILLWVTIRTDWSKEVEEAQKRLNKWDEKKQPLLAGFNDNDK; encoded by the exons ATGATGCAAGACACGTATTATATTCGGAGTCCTTGGATTCTCAATGTGCTTCTTGAGATTAATAAG CTGGGCATGGGAAGTGCAGTGGAGACCCTCTGCGGGCAGGCCTACGGTGCCCACAAGTACGACATGCTCGGAATCTACCTACAGCGCTCCGTCATTCTCTTGGGCTTAACCGGCATACCACTTGCTGTGATGTACGCTTTCTCGGAGCCACTCCTCTTGTTGATGGGACAGTCACCCGAGATAGCCCGTGCCGCATCGATCTTCGTGTACGGCCTGATTCCTCAGATCTTCGCGTACGCCGTCAACTTCCCCATTCAGAAATTTCTGCAGGCCCAGAGCATCGTCCTGCCGAGTGCTTACATCTCGACGGCAACACTCATTCTACATGTGATGCTGAGCTGGGTGCTAATGTACAAGGTCGGCCTTGGGCTGCTCGGTGCCTCGCTGGTGCTGAGTGTGAGCTGGTGGATTATCGTCGGAGCGCAATTTGTGTACATTGTCGTGAGCCCGACATGCCGACACACATGGACGGGATTCAGTTGGCAGGCCTTCTCCGGTTTGCCGAGCTTCTTCAAACTCTCCGCCGCATCTGCTGTGATGTTGTGCCTTGAAACATGGTACTTTCAGGTGCTTGTGATCATTGCTGGATTGCTCCCCAACCCTGAGATTGCCCTGGATTCCCTCTCTGTATG TATGACGATTTATGGTTGGGTGTTCATGATCTCCGTTGGGTTCAATGCTGCTGCAAG TGTAAGAGTGAGCAATGAGCTTGGCGCCGGCAACCCCAAGTCTGCATTTTTCTCTGTGTGGGTCGTGACCGGGCTCTCTGCAACAATCTCAACCATCCTTGCTGTTGTGATCCTCTGCCTCCGCAACCACATCAGCTACTTGTTCACAGATGGTGAAGCAGTTTCGGACGCGGTAGCAGATCTCTGCCCATTGCTCGCCATCACACTCGTTCTCGGTGGCATCCAACCTGTACTGACAG GTGTTGCTGTTGGATGTGGATGGCAACAATTTGTTGCTTACGTGAACGTCGGCTCTTACTACATTGTAGGCGTTCCACTTGGTGTTGTTCTCGGTTTTTTCttcaatcttggtgcaaag GGTATTTGGGGTGGCTTGATTGGGGGAACAGCCTTGCAGACGGCCATTCTGCTGTGGGTCACCATCAGAACTGACTGGTCCAAAGAG